GCGTAGCGGGCCGCGCGCGGACGGTGAAATGGCGGCGCGCTATCCCGACCATCACACCGTCGAGGAAGGATTAGAGGTGGTGGCGGCGCTGGGGCGGGCGCGGTTTTGGTTACTGGCAGCGGTGGCGCTGTGCGGCGAGGCGGCGTGCGGAGGCGTCTTCTATCACATGATTCCCTATCTGATCGGGGCGGGATATCGGCCCGAAGCAGCGGCCTCGGTGATGGGAGCGCAGGCGGTGCTGGTGACTGTGGGCGCGCTGATAGCGGGTGGGTTGGCCGACTATTTCGGTCCGCGTCCGGTGCTGAGCTTGAGCTGGCTGGTGCTGGCGGTGGCGGTAATGCTGCTGATCGGGGCGCGCGATGTAAGTTGGGGAATCTGGGCGCTGGCCGGCTTTATCGCGCTGTGGGGGCTTGGGATGGGCAATTTCTCGGCCATGGCGCCGCTGGTGGCCAACGCGCTGGGCATGCGCCGCTTCAGCGCGTTCATGGGAGTAACTACGATGTGCTGGTTCTTTGGCCAAGGGCTGGGTCCTCCTTTGGCAGGCGTTTTGTTCGATCGCACCGGCGGTTACGTTGTGCCGCTGGAGGTGGCGATTGGGCTGCTAATCATGAGCGCGGTCCTGACGCGGCTGGTCGCGGCGCCGATGGGTGAGGAAGTCCCGGCGTCGATCGCGAAGGCCATCTAAAGCAAGAATGATCGCGGAGCGCGCCCTGCAGTGGCTCCCTGGGTCAGGCGCCAAGCATGAGGCGAGAGCTTATGTGCGGCTAAACTGCGGCAGGCAGAGCGATGCTGAGTCCGGCGCAATCATTTGACCGCGAGCCCTTATCCGGCGAGCACTGGCGCCGACCTCTGGCCACGTAAAGCCCCGCGCTGGCGCCCAACGACCAGGCATACAGTGAGTTGGCTTGACGCTTCGCGTCCGTTTAATTTCTTGCCCACGGAGCGAAAGGGTGAGTTGCAGCTAAACGGGGTTGCGCGTCGTGGGCGGCTGTTCAAAAGCGGGCGTCATACAGTAGGGTGAGGGGCAAGAAGAGGTAGGCGATTGAACAAACAAGAACGAGCTGCGCTCAGCGTGATGGGAGCGCTGTTTTTGGTGCAGATATTGGCGGCGGGGCCGGGTTTGGCGATGGCGGGAGTGATGATGACTCCGCTGATTCGGGCCTTTCATTGGAGTCACGAGGAAGTGTCCGAGCTGTTTCTGATTTCGACCATCACCGGCGGGCTGGTGGCGCCCGGGGTGGGCTGGTTGATGGACCGGATCGGCGGTCGCTGGGTGATGGGAGCGGGTGTGGCGCTGATGGTCGCGGGCTATGGGATGAGCAGCCGGGCCGATTCGTTTGGCGCGATGGAGCTGGCGTTTGCAGTATTTGGCGCGGGCCTGATGCTGGGGGGGACGCTACCGGTGATGGTGGTGTGCGTCAATTGGTTCGAAACCAAACGTGCCACCGCGGGCGGAGTGCTGTGGATCGGTTTGGCGGCAGGGCTGACGATAACTCCGCCCAGCGTGACCTGGGTGGTGGCCCATTACGGCTGGCGGATGGGGTTTCGCGGGCTGGCCGGACCGGCGCTGCTGCTAGTGCTGCCGGCGACGTTATTGCTGGTTCGCACCCGGCCGCCGATGGCGTCGGCCAAAAGTGTGGCTCAGGAAGTGGCTACGCTGCCGGGATTGGAACTAAAGCCGGCGCTTCTGACACTGGTATTTTGGCTGTTACTGGCCGGTGACCTGCTGTACTCGGTGGGCTTCGGGTCGGTATTCGTTCATCAGATAACCTACTTGATAGGCTTGGGCTATAGCCCGCAGCAGGCGGCCTGGGTATTCAGCGCTCAGACGTTGGTGAGCGGCGTGGGAGCGATAGCCTTCGGTTCGTTGGCGGATCGGTTTGGGGCGCGACGGATGTTAAGCACGGCGCTGGTGGTGATTGCGGTGGGGATCGTGGCCTTTACGGGAGCGGGCAATCGCCAATGGGGAGTGGCCGCGATCGGGGTGTTCGTGTTGTTCTGGGGGCTGGGAGCGGGCTGTATCCCGCCGGTGTTGCCGGTGTTGCTGGCGCAGACGACCGGCTTGCGCCGAATGGGCACGCTGTCGGGAGTGATTCGCTTCGTGGCGGCCTTTTCCACCGCGCTGGGTCCGGTCTTGGCCGGGCATATGTTCGATGTAACCGGCAGCTACGTGCCGGCATTTTTGCTCGCCGCCGGGCTGTTGGTGGTAGCGGCAGGCTCGATCGCGCTGGTCCATCCCGCGCCCGGAGCCGACCGGGTTCCGCAACAAGCGGCGGCGTGAAAGGAATGGAGCGGGTGAAAGGGCAGCCGCAGGCGCGCACGATGCTGGGCGCGCTTATCGTCTATCAGATAGCGGTTTCGGGACCGGGCTTGGCGTTGGTGGCCACTGTGCTGACGCCGCTGATACACGCCTTCCATTGGAGCCACGAGCAGGTGGCCGAAATTGCTTTTGCCAGCACGCTTACGGGTGGGCTGGTGGGATTCATGGTCGGCTATTTATTCGATGAGATTGGCGCGCGCTGGGTAATGTCGGCCGGCTTGGTAGTGGTAATCGCAACCCTGTGGAGCGCCAGCCTGGTGAGCTCGCTGGGGACGATGGTGCTGCTGTTCGCGCTGTACGGGATGGGGGCGATGTTGTCGGGCATCCTGCCGGTCAGCGTGCTCAGCGTGAACTGGTTCGGCCATCGGCGCGGTCTGGCGGGTGGGGTGCTGTGGTTCGCGCTGGCGATCGGGATGATGGCGACCCCGCCGGCGCTAACGTGGCTTATCGCGCATTACGGATGGCGGGCGGGATTTCGCTTCG
Above is a window of Candidatus Binataceae bacterium DNA encoding:
- a CDS encoding MFS transporter; protein product: GAAGLVVAAQGHSLSYLVVGYVVVGAGVALAGATPTAVVAVNWFPHRRGTAVAIAMLGLGIGMAVAPLLITGVVAGMGWRAGMAAVAAPMALLAAPVALLMVRSGPRADGEMAARYPDHHTVEEGLEVVAALGRARFWLLAAVALCGEAACGGVFYHMIPYLIGAGYRPEAAASVMGAQAVLVTVGALIAGGLADYFGPRPVLSLSWLVLAVAVMLLIGARDVSWGIWALAGFIALWGLGMGNFSAMAPLVANALGMRRFSAFMGVTTMCWFFGQGLGPPLAGVLFDRTGGYVVPLEVAIGLLIMSAVLTRLVAAPMGEEVPASIAKAI
- a CDS encoding MFS transporter, producing the protein MNKQERAALSVMGALFLVQILAAGPGLAMAGVMMTPLIRAFHWSHEEVSELFLISTITGGLVAPGVGWLMDRIGGRWVMGAGVALMVAGYGMSSRADSFGAMELAFAVFGAGLMLGGTLPVMVVCVNWFETKRATAGGVLWIGLAAGLTITPPSVTWVVAHYGWRMGFRGLAGPALLLVLPATLLLVRTRPPMASAKSVAQEVATLPGLELKPALLTLVFWLLLAGDLLYSVGFGSVFVHQITYLIGLGYSPQQAAWVFSAQTLVSGVGAIAFGSLADRFGARRMLSTALVVIAVGIVAFTGAGNRQWGVAAIGVFVLFWGLGAGCIPPVLPVLLAQTTGLRRMGTLSGVIRFVAAFSTALGPVLAGHMFDVTGSYVPAFLLAAGLLVVAAGSIALVHPAPGADRVPQQAAA